A stretch of the Cyprinus carpio isolate SPL01 chromosome B4, ASM1834038v1, whole genome shotgun sequence genome encodes the following:
- the LOC109072482 gene encoding UHRF1-binding protein 1-like isoform X3: MAGLIKKQILKHLSRFAKNLSPDKINLSTLKGEGQLTNLELDEEVLQNMLDLPTWLAINKVFCNKATIRIPWTKLKAHPITLTLDKVVMEMSTCDEPRPPNGPSPIATASGQSEYGFAEKVVEGISLSVNSIVIRISAKAFNASFELSQLQVYSVNTSWATSDLRYTRILDPTRGEILTFKEVSWQMIRIEADAIQNTEHEVVSAPIRLITNQSKIRVSLKRRMKDCNVIASKLILILDDLLWVLTDSQLKAMVQYAKSLSEAMEKSAAQRKSMAPDTTQVTPAPPSAQQVRTQQASATADQSASMARLFNAYDVRETSHHLQIKHLDLHICDDTIDKDRGINKRLDGGAVQLSFSSISVDYYPYHKAGETCMHWMHYGEATKSRETWARSLLDEFKSNLEMLKNAVSGQTQSSPQHGRISTSSSTSFSPPPAPRTQLMSSSVVLRMADFSIYQVSTADQSRSSPQSMISCNKKILYLPQEMPAIHAEFTEYYFPDGKDYPIPCPNLYVQLNALQLVLDSRSLVWLNLFALDLRQSLEQFMELYKLNDSQKPDEHVDIRVDGLMLKLVIPADQEKTQPDQPCSVSVQTSEMVATNTRHSSGCTRSSLEALLQAFQEQHFFTSLSSSFPRSQNSFSVLHSVFQRHAHEQDTRIHDVYRGLAPPSLSTNALKTPAATDLWAVHFSQFWVDYEGSRSGRGRPTPCVDSFPLTLWACNPARYTQLHERLRAGIGSGLLPRSESAEIASRLQRKKLLKEYYSTDASPSNTPSNGLHKPHSLDGLFSGSSSSLSLASSSSSSEVDLQVLVHVQKHLSAQVSHGQYVFLLRLQNAVKSLQRSLQQDLEQYGSKRQGPTQPFSACVGVLMKSAEVTLLLKPIPQPDLNTSPLDSDVSPSESRATLEAGSEVSEGHERPSAAGEGIQNVDQLLCAGTHAINASPLLPSPSPALRKASVDERSSVVSGGRVPSEEKKDLREGFPNGEGNRTEAEGQQSETSQGGTMVLDPMSDNSSREWSDKSHGGRLPQSMSSGRLIQGKSQSSFSVSFSKIMKKSPSLQSLDDLSNDSYSLEDCDSYSLLERDDVSISGFKEVRNEQISTEGTNVTLAQEADQAQSPDAISAASQSIDEPTNDLVSVLVLKIHSVCCSLDLKGDDTAFALEVGRIRPNQLGNVSLQQHLSNHSLGLLSTASVAQSGEGSGSGSDPSTVLLNPEVQVRLESGPGAAVHSPLAEQNGFLQCRLQAFSADFLMTSLRNLALFLEDDSASQVLPMEITIKDTHVNLKDDGPRDNASEPKATPIAVHIHNLLIHRQDDGSFSIGGAERAADSKLQKAGPVNDSRLSSVPEVPVGVASEPKATQTAPLSPTSPTPSSREQLLMEENECLKLELSKAKMALAEAHMEKDSLQHQMKTLKLTSGGSNS; this comes from the exons GTTTGCTAAGAACCTCTCCCCAGATAAGATTAATCTGAGCACTCTGAAAGGGGAGGGCCAGCTTACCAACCTGGAGCTGGATGAGGAGGTTTTGCAGAACATGTTGGATCTGCCCACCTGGCTCGCCATTAATAAAGTCTTCTGCAACAAGGCCACCATCCGG ATCCCATGGACCAAGCTGAAGGCTCATCCAATCACtctg ACTTTGGATAAAGTTGTCATGGAGATGAGCACCTGTGACGAGCCTCGCCCTCCCAACGGCCCATCCCCCATTGCAACAGcctcaggtcaaag TGAATATGGTTTTGCAGAAAAGGTTGTGGAgggcatctctctctctgtgaactCCATAGTTATCCGCATCAGCGCCAAAGCTTTTAACGCCTCCTTCGAGCTCTCGCAGCTCCAGGTCTACAGCGTTAACACCAGCTGGGCCACAAGTGACCTCCGATACACACGCATCCTGGACCCCACACGTGGAGAG ATCCTAACATTTAAGGAAGTGAGCTGGCAGATGATCAGGATTGAAGCGGATGCCATCCAGAACACAGAACATGAGGTTGTCAGCGCCCCTATACGCCTCATCACCAACCAGTCAAAGATCAGAGTCTCTTTAAAGAGGAGG ATGAAAGACTGTAATGTTATTGCATCAAAGCTGATTCTGATCCTGGATGACCTGCTGTGGGTGCTGACGGACTCTCAGCTCAAGGCCATGGTGCAGTACGCTAAGTCTCTTAGTGAAGCCATGGAGAAATCAGCCGCGCAGAGGAAGAGCATGGCCCCCGACACCACACAG gTAACACCAGCACCCCCCTCAGCACAGCAGGTGCGCACACAGCAGGCTTCAGCCACAGCAGATCAGAGCGCTTCTATGGCACGGCTGTTTAACGCCTATGATGTTCGTGAGACCTCACACCACCTCCAAATCAAACATCTCGACCTGCATATCTGCGATGACACCATTGACAAGGACAGAG GAATTAATAAGAGATTAGATGGTGGTGCAGTGCAGTTGTCCTTCAGCTCTATCAGCGTAGATTATTATCCCTACCACAAAGCTG gtgagACCTGTATGCACTGGATGCATTACGGTGAGGCTACAAAGTCCCGTGAGACCTGGGCCCGTTCTCTCCTGGATGAGTTTAAGTCTAATTTGGAAATGCTCAAAAATGCAGTCAGTGGCCAGACTCAGAGCTCCCCTCAGCATG GAAGGATCTCCACCAGCTCCAGCACTTCCTTTTCGCCCCCACCTGCACCGAGAACCCAACTCATGTCCAGCTCAGTTGTGCTACGGATGGCAGATTTCAGCATCTATCAG GTGTCTACAGCAGACCAGTCCCGCTCAAGTCCTCAAAGCATGATCTCCTGCAATAAGAAAATCCTCTACCTCCCCCAAGAAATGCCGGCTATCCACGCGGAATTCACAGAGTACTACTTCCCGGATGGCAAAGACTATCCTA TCCCTTGTCCCAACCTGTATGTGCAGTTAAACGCGCTACAGCTGGTGCTTGACTCTCGCAGTCTGGTTTGGCTCAATCTGTTTGCGCTGGACCTTCGTCAGAGCTTAGAACAATTTATGGAGCTGTACAAACTCAATGACTCACAGAAACCTGACGAGCATGTAGATATCAGAGTGGACGGACTCATGCTGAAG CTGGTGATCCCTGCAGACCAGGAGAAGACTCAGCCTGACCAGCCCTGCTCAGTTTCAGTACAGACCTCAGAGATGGTAGCCACCAACACACGTCATTCTTCCGGATGTACTCGGTCCAGTCTGGAAGCCCTCTTGCAGGCCTTCCAGGAGCAACATTTCTTCACCTCCCTCTCTTCGTCTTTTCCTCGCTCCCAAAACTCATTCTCTGTGCTGCATTCTGTTTTCCAGCGGCATGCTCATGAGCAGGACACACGCATTCATGATGTGTACCGGGGCCTTGCTCCGCCATCTCTCTCCACCAATGCCCTCAAAACACCAGCAGCCACTGACTTGTGGGCCGTGCATTTTTCCCAGTTCTGGGTGGACTATGAGGGCTCACGCAGTGGGCGAGGTCGTCCGACACCTTGTGTGGACTCCTTCCCTCTGACACTTTGGGCATGCAACCCTGCCCGATACACTCAGCTCCATGAGAGGCTCAGAGCAGGCATAGGGTCAGGCCTGTTGCCTCGCAGTGAGTCAGCAGAGATAGCCAGTCGTCTTCAGAGGAAGAAGCTTCTAAAGGAGTACTACAGCACTGATGCATCTCCCAGCAACACGCCAAGCAATGGCCTCCACAAACCACACTCTCTGGATGGCCTATTCAGCGGCTCCTCTTCGTCTCTTTCTCTTGCTTCCTCATCCTCGTCCAGTGAAGTAGACTTGCAGGTGCTAGTGCACGTTCAGAAGCACCTGAGTGCTCAGGTGAGCCATGGGCAGTATGTTTTCCTGCTCAGACTGCAAAATGCTGTAAAATCTCTGCAGCGCTCTTTACAGCAAGATCTGGAGCAGTATGGCTCCAAGCGCCAGGGTCCCACTCAACCCTTCAGTGCCTGTGTGGGCGTGCTCATGAAAAGTGCAGAAGTTACACTACTCCTAAAGCCCATTCCCCAACCAGATTTAAACACCAGCCCCCTGGACTCAGACGTATCCCCTTCAGAAAGCAGGGCCACTCTTGAAGCCGGGAGTGAGGTGAGTGAGGGGCACGAGAGGCCCTCGGCTGCAGGAGAGGGTATTCAAAATGTGGATCAGCTCCTTTGTGCAGGGACACATGCCATCAACGCATCTCCTCTCCTTCCTTCCCCATCTCCTGCTCTGAGAAAGGCGTCTGTGGATGAGAGGAGTAGCGTGGTATCTGGAGGGAGGGTGCCATCTGAGGAGAAGAAGGATTTGAGAGAAGGATTTCCCAATGGGGAGGGCAACAGAACTGAAGCCGAAGGGCAGCAGAGTGAAACCTCACAAGGTGGAACCATGGTACTAGATCCCATGTCTGACAATTCTTCCAGGGAATGGAGCGACAAGAGTCATGGCGGCAGGCTACCTCAGTCCATGTCCAG TGGACGTTTGATTCAGGGCAAGTCGCAGTCGAGTTTCTCAGTGTCCTTTTCTAAGATCATGAAGAAAAGCCCTTCGCTACAGTCTCTGGATGATCTCTCCAATGACAGTTACTCACTAGAGGATTGTGACAGCTACAGCCTGCTGGAGAGAG aTGACGTATCAATCTCTGGTTTTAAGGAGGTTCGAAATGAACAGATTTCCACAGAAGGGACTAATGTGACTCTCGCTCAGGAGGCAGATCAGGCCCAGTCACCTGACGCCATCAGCGCTGCCTCACAGAGCATAGATGAACCCACGAACGACCTT GTGTCGGTGCTGGTTTTAAAGATTCACTCGGTCTGCTGTTCTCTGGATCTGAAGGGTGATGATACAGCATTTGCTCTGGAAGTAGGACGGATCCGACCCAACCAGCTCGGCAACGTCAGTTTGCAGCagcatcttagcaaccacagCCTGG GTTTATTGTCTACAGCATCAGTCGCTCAAAGTGGTGAAG GCTCTGGGTCAGGGTCGGACCCCAGCACGGTGTTATTAAATCCAGAGGTGCAGGTGAGGCTTGAAAGCGGCCCGGGAGCTGCGGTTCACTCTCCTCTGGCCGAACAGAATGGCTTCCTGCAGTGCCGCCTACAGGCCTTCAGTGCCGACTTCCTCATGACATCACTGCGAAACCTCGCTCTCTTCCTGGAGGACGACTCCGCCTCCCAGGTTCTCCCCATGGAGATCACCATCAAAGATACACACGTCAATCTGAAG GATGATGGTCCCCGTGACAATGCGTCAGAGCCCAAGGCCACGCCCATCGCCGTGCATATTCATAATCTTCTTATTCATCGCCAAGATGATGGCTCATTCAGCATCGGAGGAG CTGAGCGTGCTGCGGACTCAAAGCTTCAGAAGGCGGGGCCTGTGAATGACAGCAGGCTCAGTTCTGTCCCTGAAGTTCCTGTAGGTGTGGCCAGTGAGCCGAAAGCCACTCAGACTGCACCTCTGTCACCCACAAGCCCCACCCCTTCAAGTAGAGAACAG CTGCTCATGGAGGAGAATGAATGCTTGAAACTTGAGCTCTCTAAAGCCAAGATGGCGCTAGCTGAAGCCCATATGGAGAAAGACTCTCTCCAGCATCAAATGAAGACCCTCAAACTTACCAGCGGGGGCAGCAACAGCTAG